TTCCAGCCAAAGTCTTTGTTGGTTTTTTGCACGTGGCAACTATGGCATAGCAACTGGTAGTTTGAGAGCCAGCAACCCCCGCCCCCGTGTTTTACCGGTACAATATGATCTACTTTTAAATCGCGGCGCGACCGGCAAACCGCGCATTTGCGGCCGTTGTATTTGGCTACAAAATACTCAAACTTGCCTACCTGCCCGTCAATAATCGCCCATACAGCCAACGCAAATTGAGAACAATCGTCGGTGGCCCAGCGTTTTCGGCGGCCGAGCAGCGCTGCACCGCAACCGCACGAACATTGCCCATTCTGGTAATTGGGGAACATGTTTTTAAAAGCCAGATGCGTTTGTATGCGCTGGTAAGGATTGATTGCTAAACGAGCATAAATAGAACCCGGATCAAAAAATACTACCCGGCTTTGCCAATTGTACTTTACCTGTAACTTTTTAAAAGGCAAAGGAGCAGCAATAAGAGTTTGAAGCTTGGGCTGAATTGCGGGGGAAATTACGGGAAGTGCGGCCAATCAATTAAATTTTAAAAAGCGCAAACATAAAAAACTTACCCCGATAATGCCATTATCCGGTAATTACAAGCCAGATTTTTAAAAAATTAAAAATTACATACGGGCCATTTAAGGCTAATTGCAAAGTAAACCGAACCTAAACCAAAAGCTTTCGCGTAGGAGAATAGAAAAAACCGAAACATCATGGATCCAATAAAAATAATGTCGGCCTTAGCTATTCCGGCGGCTGTAGTAGTACTGGGAATTCGCCTGACGCGTTTAATCCGGAATAAAGCTTAATTTAGGGGAATGGGGGTGGTAAAACTTTCGCGCAGAAAGTTTTACTGCCATTTACCTGGTTATTTTTTTGCTAATTTTACGTTTACGGCGGTTAATCCTTTTGGCGTTTTTTCTACTTCAAAAGTTACCAAGGCATTTTCTTTTACGGGTTCTAACAGGCTGTTCACGTGCACGAAAACACTTTCCTGCGTTTGCTGGTCTTTAATAAACCCGTATCCTTTTGATTGATTAAAATTAGTAACAACGCCGGTGTGGGTAGTATCTACCGGAATATCCTCTTGTTTAGGGGTACCAATCCGGATTTCTTCTAACGGAATTTCTACTTTTTGTTTCGGATCGGGCGGGGTAGAAGAAAAATTACCAAATTCA
The sequence above is a segment of the Adhaeribacter swui genome. Coding sequences within it:
- a CDS encoding HNH endonuclease; translation: MAALPVISPAIQPKLQTLIAAPLPFKKLQVKYNWQSRVVFFDPGSIYARLAINPYQRIQTHLAFKNMFPNYQNGQCSCGCGAALLGRRKRWATDDCSQFALAVWAIIDGQVGKFEYFVAKYNGRKCAVCRSRRDLKVDHIVPVKHGGGGCWLSNYQLLCHSCHVQKTNKDFGWKQKDSEALSG
- a CDS encoding cold-shock protein; its protein translation is MGRSQETFNKKENEKKKLKKRQDKEEKREERKANANKGQGLDAMLAYVDEFGNFSSTPPDPKQKVEIPLEEIRIGTPKQEDIPVDTTHTGVVTNFNQSKGYGFIKDQQTQESVFVHVNSLLEPVKENALVTFEVEKTPKGLTAVNVKLAKK